Proteins from a single region of Leuconostoc gasicomitatum LMG 18811:
- the rpsP gene encoding 30S ribosomal protein S16, translating to MSVKIRLKRMGAKKRPFYRVVIADSRSPRDGRFIETVGTYNPITQPAEIKLDEEKILSWLSNGAQPSETVRNLLSNAGILAKHTESKSGKKPAAAKPAASVAKPTEKNTVAELKAYLNAKGIEFASSAKKADLLALV from the coding sequence ATGTCAGTTAAAATCCGTTTGAAGCGTATGGGTGCCAAGAAGCGTCCTTTCTACCGTGTTGTGATCGCTGATTCACGCTCACCTCGTGATGGCCGTTTCATCGAAACAGTTGGTACATACAACCCAATTACACAACCTGCAGAAATTAAGTTAGACGAAGAAAAGATTTTGTCATGGTTGAGCAATGGTGCACAACCATCAGAAACTGTTCGCAATTTGTTGAGCAATGCAGGTATCTTGGCAAAGCATACTGAATCAAAGTCTGGTAAGAAACCAGCTGCTGCTAAGCCTGCTGCATCAGTAGCAAAGCCAACAGAAAAAAACACTGTTGCTGAACTTAAAGCATATTTGAATGCTAAGGGCATTGAATTTGCTTCATCAGCAAAAAAAGCTGATTTGTTAGCATTAGTATAA
- a CDS encoding 5' nucleotidase, NT5C type, with protein MVKKPKLFLDMDNVLVDTLSILNAVDMRSEKVKKPDQIPGIFRDLPPMVGAVEAVKSLAENYELHILSTAPWKNPSAWQDKLLWLAQYFGDDNQSPFYKRVTLTHDKSLARGVGGILIDDRPYHGASQWNDETADSLWIQYGYDDQLVWSEQLVDYLNAVAKAYKTSGTLRLSAEAVAEHAGYQLFGQNDHFEKAHWE; from the coding sequence ATGGTTAAGAAGCCTAAATTATTTTTAGATATGGATAATGTATTAGTTGATACGTTATCCATTTTAAATGCTGTTGATATGAGGTCGGAAAAAGTAAAAAAGCCTGATCAAATACCCGGTATTTTTCGTGATTTACCACCAATGGTTGGTGCTGTTGAAGCTGTTAAATCATTGGCAGAAAATTATGAGTTGCACATTTTATCAACTGCACCATGGAAAAATCCTAGTGCTTGGCAGGACAAGTTACTTTGGCTTGCGCAATACTTTGGGGATGATAATCAAAGCCCATTTTATAAACGTGTAACGTTGACACATGATAAAAGTTTAGCGCGTGGGGTTGGTGGTATTTTAATTGACGATCGCCCTTATCATGGTGCAAGTCAATGGAATGATGAGACAGCAGATAGTTTGTGGATTCAGTATGGATATGACGATCAATTGGTTTGGTCAGAGCAATTAGTAGACTATTTGAATGCAGTTGCTAAAGCCTATAAGACATCTGGTACCTTACGTCTTAGTGCAGAAGCAGTCGCAGAACATGCAGGCTACCAACTTTTTGGGCAAAATGATCATTTTGAAAAAGCGCATTGGGAATAG
- a CDS encoding DeoR/GlpR family DNA-binding transcription regulator has protein sequence MIVEERQERLLAVIQKHQFISLQELKGVTQTSISTIRRDLALLTDKGLVKRVHGGVEFIAQNKKSSTVSERRPIYQADKQKIAKRAVQQLQGGETIFLDAGSTTGEVIAYLADKKPAITVVTNSVHHAANLSDLMIPVLIIGGQVKQTTDAVIGAAAVEQIKNMVFDVSFVGADGISVEFGLTTPDLEEAAVKRAVVERSHVSYVLADASKIGVASFAKAVTLEEVVLVTTNLVSKQRDELKKVMKVLVV, from the coding sequence ATGATTGTAGAAGAAAGACAGGAAAGATTGTTAGCTGTAATTCAAAAGCATCAGTTTATTTCCCTTCAGGAACTAAAAGGGGTCACGCAAACATCGATTTCAACCATACGGCGCGATCTAGCGTTGTTAACCGATAAAGGGCTAGTAAAACGTGTTCATGGTGGTGTTGAGTTTATTGCTCAGAACAAAAAATCATCGACAGTTAGTGAACGCAGACCGATTTATCAAGCTGATAAACAAAAAATTGCGAAACGAGCGGTGCAGCAGTTGCAAGGTGGCGAAACAATTTTTTTAGACGCTGGGTCAACAACTGGTGAAGTTATTGCTTATTTAGCGGATAAGAAGCCCGCGATTACCGTTGTCACAAACTCCGTTCATCATGCAGCTAATCTATCAGACTTGATGATACCCGTTTTGATCATTGGTGGGCAAGTAAAACAAACGACGGATGCCGTCATAGGTGCCGCTGCAGTTGAGCAAATTAAAAATATGGTATTTGATGTCAGTTTTGTTGGTGCTGATGGCATATCTGTTGAGTTTGGACTAACAACACCGGACTTGGAAGAAGCTGCTGTCAAACGCGCTGTTGTTGAGCGTTCTCATGTGAGTTATGTCTTGGCTGATGCGAGTAAAATTGGCGTTGCTTCATTTGCTAAGGCAGTGACATTGGAAGAAGTTGTCTTGGTCACGACTAATTTAGTGTCAAAGCAACGTGATGAACTTAAGAAAGTCATGAAAGTGTTAGTAGTATAG
- the pfkB gene encoding 1-phosphofructokinase, protein MIYTVTLNPSLDFITRLKTLTLGETNRADSETIFPGGKGINVSRLLGQLAIDNTAWGFLGGFTGQHLQNTLRDTHLTQDFTQIAGNTRINLKIKATNETEINATGPAITAQELAIFFQKFDCLTHDDVVVLSGSVPKRLDSHVYQQMLHKIQLCGARFVIDTTGQQLKTALADRPLLVKPNRRELAQLYDTDLATQADLLRWGRQLIVDGAQHAIVSLAGEGALLFTQQTQYFAKPIKGQVQNSAGAGDSMIAGFIGTWLQSEDVLESFKIAVASGTATAFSNDIATKQKIEEIYQQVIITTI, encoded by the coding sequence ATGATTTATACGGTCACTTTGAATCCATCATTGGATTTTATAACACGTTTGAAAACATTAACATTAGGTGAAACAAATCGCGCTGATTCAGAAACTATTTTTCCAGGTGGTAAAGGCATTAATGTGAGCCGACTGCTCGGTCAGTTAGCTATTGATAATACAGCTTGGGGATTTCTAGGTGGGTTTACCGGTCAACATTTACAAAATACCTTACGTGACACACATTTAACGCAAGATTTTACGCAAATAGCTGGTAACACGCGTATCAATTTAAAAATAAAGGCTACTAATGAAACGGAAATTAATGCGACTGGACCGGCGATTACGGCGCAAGAATTAGCAATATTCTTCCAAAAATTTGATTGTTTAACACATGACGACGTTGTTGTTCTTTCAGGTAGCGTGCCTAAGCGTTTAGATAGTCATGTTTATCAACAAATGTTACATAAAATTCAATTATGTGGGGCACGATTTGTCATTGATACGACTGGACAACAGTTAAAAACGGCTTTGGCCGACCGACCATTGCTAGTAAAACCAAATCGTAGGGAATTAGCACAGCTTTATGATACTGATTTAGCCACGCAAGCGGATCTCCTACGATGGGGAAGACAATTGATAGTAGATGGTGCACAACATGCGATTGTGTCACTTGCTGGTGAGGGTGCGCTACTTTTCACGCAGCAGACACAATATTTTGCAAAACCAATTAAAGGTCAAGTTCAAAATTCAGCCGGTGCTGGTGATTCAATGATTGCTGGTTTTATCGGTACATGGTTACAATCAGAGGATGTGTTAGAAAGTTTTAAAATTGCTGTCGCTAGTGGTACTGCAACAGCCTTTAGTAATGATATAGCAACAAAACAAAAAATTGAGGAAATTTATCAACAAGTTATTATTACAACTATTTGA
- a CDS encoding PTS fructose transporter subunit IIABC: MKISELLLPDVMLLDLKATTKQAAFDEMIDQLYAADRITDKQEFLKGILAREAQTTTGLGDGIAMPHAKNNAVKQPTVAFARSKNGVDYDAMDGQPVHLLFMIAVPANANNTHLEALASLSRYLLQDGFMDKLKQAETPAKVVSLFTAQESESTEVVVDDDAPYLVAVTACTTGIAHTYMAEEALKKHAEKLGIRIKVETNGASGVGNKLTDADIAHAQGVIIAADKKVDMARFDGKPLINRPVADGIRKPDELIDLALRQTAPIYHSNEPRQQSTEAPQSIGKAFYRHLMSGVSSMLPFVIGGGIAIAFAFLIDQSLGVPNSALSSLGTYHPIAAFFKQIGGAAFGFMLPVLAGYIAYSIAEKPGLVAGFVAGALSANGYNLYNVGLNANHAPIPSGFLGALVGGFLAGGIMLLLKKLFQKLPKSLDGIKSILFYPVLGVLLTGFAMLLINIPMSAINTGLNNFLSGLDGTNAVLLGAILGGMMSIDMGGPINKAAYVFGTGTLAATVASGGSVIMAAVMAGGMVPPLAVFVATLLFKHKFDQQERQAGLTNIVMGLSFITEGAIPFAAADPVRAIPSFMVGSVLSGGLVGFAGIKLLAPHGGIFVIALTSSPLLYLFFIAIGAVVSGVVYGFFKKAV; this comes from the coding sequence ATGAAAATAAGTGAATTGTTATTACCAGATGTGATGCTTTTAGATTTAAAAGCCACAACAAAACAAGCAGCTTTTGACGAAATGATCGATCAACTTTATGCCGCCGATCGCATTACGGATAAGCAAGAATTTTTAAAAGGTATTTTGGCACGTGAAGCGCAGACAACGACTGGTTTAGGTGATGGTATTGCGATGCCACATGCTAAAAATAATGCAGTTAAGCAACCTACGGTGGCGTTTGCGCGATCAAAAAATGGTGTTGATTATGATGCCATGGATGGTCAACCCGTTCATTTATTGTTTATGATAGCAGTGCCGGCCAATGCAAATAACACACACTTGGAAGCACTAGCCAGCCTATCACGTTATTTGTTGCAAGATGGCTTTATGGATAAATTAAAACAGGCAGAAACACCAGCTAAAGTGGTTAGTCTGTTTACAGCACAAGAATCAGAATCAACTGAAGTGGTAGTTGATGATGATGCACCTTACCTTGTTGCTGTCACAGCATGTACAACTGGTATTGCGCATACTTATATGGCTGAAGAAGCGTTGAAAAAACATGCTGAAAAGCTGGGTATCCGCATTAAAGTTGAAACAAACGGTGCTAGTGGTGTGGGGAACAAACTAACAGATGCAGATATTGCACACGCGCAAGGGGTGATTATAGCTGCCGATAAAAAAGTTGATATGGCACGTTTTGATGGTAAACCATTAATTAATCGACCAGTAGCCGATGGCATCCGTAAGCCAGATGAATTAATCGACTTAGCACTTCGTCAAACAGCGCCTATTTATCATAGTAATGAACCAAGGCAACAATCAACAGAAGCACCACAATCAATTGGAAAGGCATTTTATCGCCATCTCATGAGTGGCGTATCGAGTATGCTACCATTTGTTATCGGTGGTGGTATTGCAATTGCGTTTGCCTTCTTAATTGACCAAAGTTTAGGTGTACCAAACAGTGCATTGTCAAGCTTGGGAACTTATCATCCAATTGCTGCGTTTTTTAAACAAATTGGAGGGGCTGCATTTGGTTTCATGTTACCAGTTTTGGCGGGATATATTGCCTATTCAATTGCTGAAAAGCCAGGTTTAGTAGCCGGATTCGTAGCTGGTGCCTTATCTGCAAATGGGTACAACCTTTACAACGTCGGGCTAAATGCTAACCATGCACCGATTCCATCAGGATTTTTAGGTGCCCTAGTCGGTGGTTTCCTAGCCGGTGGCATTATGTTGTTACTCAAAAAGCTATTTCAAAAACTGCCTAAGTCATTAGATGGTATTAAATCAATTTTGTTTTATCCAGTATTAGGTGTCCTATTAACTGGTTTTGCGATGCTACTCATTAATATTCCAATGTCAGCGATTAACACAGGTTTGAATAATTTCTTATCTGGTTTGGATGGCACTAATGCTGTACTATTAGGTGCGATACTTGGCGGTATGATGTCAATTGACATGGGAGGCCCAATCAACAAAGCAGCCTATGTCTTTGGTACAGGCACTTTAGCTGCAACAGTTGCAAGTGGTGGATCGGTGATTATGGCAGCTGTTATGGCTGGCGGCATGGTACCACCATTGGCAGTCTTTGTAGCAACATTATTGTTTAAACATAAGTTTGATCAACAAGAACGACAAGCAGGATTAACTAACATAGTTATGGGACTATCCTTCATTACAGAAGGCGCCATTCCGTTTGCTGCAGCAGATCCAGTACGTGCAATTCCGAGTTTCATGGTTGGATCAGTTTTGTCTGGTGGGTTAGTTGGCTTTGCTGGCATTAAACTATTAGCACCACATGGTGGTATCTTCGTGATTGCCTTGACAAGTTCACCATTGCTATACTTGTTCTTTATAGCAATTGGGGCTGTTGTTTCTGGCGTAGTCTATGGATTCTTCAAAAAAGCAGTATGA